The following proteins are co-located in the Flectobacillus major DSM 103 genome:
- a CDS encoding bifunctional nuclease family protein produces the protein MEKIKLEILGLSPSSSQTGSFALVLGEEYGPRRLPIIIGMFEAQAIAIEIEKIEPNRPMTHDLFKSFARTFHYTVTEISITDIKEGVFFAKIHCSDGIKEVAIDARPSDAIAIGLRFNVPIYTYEQVLSEAGISVNETQQPEVDDDFDTEVSPKKSFGEMLRDNPVEELNKMLQEALDNEEYEKAAKIRDEIERRN, from the coding sequence GTGGAGAAAATAAAGTTAGAAATATTAGGATTATCTCCCAGCTCTTCCCAAACAGGTTCGTTTGCACTTGTGTTAGGAGAAGAGTACGGACCTCGTCGATTACCTATCATTATTGGAATGTTTGAAGCACAGGCAATTGCAATAGAAATTGAAAAAATAGAACCTAATCGTCCTATGACGCACGATTTATTCAAGTCTTTTGCTAGAACGTTTCATTACACAGTTACTGAAATTTCGATTACAGACATAAAAGAAGGGGTATTTTTTGCTAAGATTCATTGTTCTGATGGTATCAAAGAGGTAGCCATCGACGCCCGACCTTCCGATGCTATTGCCATTGGTTTACGTTTTAATGTACCTATTTATACTTACGAACAGGTACTTTCAGAAGCAGGTATTTCAGTCAACGAAACACAGCAACCCGAAGTTGATGACGACTTTGATACAGAGGTTTCACCCAAAAAATCATTTGGCGAAATGCTCAGAGATAATCCTGTTGAAGAACTCAACAAAATGTTGCAAGAAGCTTTGGACAATGAAGAATACGAAAAAGCTGCTAAAATTAGAGACGAAATCGAACGAAGAAATTAA
- a CDS encoding electron transfer flavoprotein subunit alpha/FixB family protein, which translates to MSVLIFAELDNGSIKKSSLEAIYYGAEIAKAKGSTATVLVIGSSTNSELALAGKFGASKVLLASDERLANANIQAYSSVLAAATQQEGAEFIILAKSSLGDAVSARVAAKLKASIVSNVTELPDFSDGVKVKRSIYTGKAFATVALTAAQKVIAIKKNAVSPVETDASATVEVFSPSLNDADFSVKVTGTHKASGAVSLPEADLVVSAGRGLKGPENWGIVEDLANALGAATACSKPVSDLDWRPHHEHVGQTGIKVSPNLYIACGISGAIQHLAGVNSSKVIVVINKDPEAPFFKAADYGIVGDVFDVLPRLTRAIQASK; encoded by the coding sequence ATGAGTGTACTAATATTTGCCGAATTAGACAACGGCTCTATCAAAAAATCATCGCTCGAAGCCATTTATTATGGAGCAGAAATAGCCAAAGCAAAAGGTAGCACCGCAACTGTACTGGTAATAGGCTCATCCACTAACAGCGAGTTGGCTCTTGCAGGAAAGTTTGGTGCAAGTAAAGTATTATTAGCTTCCGACGAACGACTAGCCAATGCCAATATTCAAGCATATTCATCGGTATTGGCGGCAGCTACCCAACAAGAAGGAGCAGAGTTTATTATTCTTGCAAAATCGTCGTTGGGCGATGCCGTTTCAGCAAGGGTAGCAGCCAAACTCAAAGCTTCTATTGTATCGAATGTAACCGAACTACCCGATTTTTCGGATGGAGTAAAAGTAAAACGAAGTATTTATACAGGAAAAGCATTTGCTACAGTGGCATTAACCGCAGCCCAAAAGGTAATAGCCATTAAAAAGAATGCTGTTTCGCCTGTAGAGACCGATGCTTCAGCAACCGTGGAGGTATTTTCGCCAAGTTTGAACGATGCCGATTTTTCGGTAAAAGTAACTGGTACTCACAAAGCTTCGGGAGCAGTTTCGTTGCCAGAAGCCGATTTGGTAGTGTCGGCAGGACGAGGCTTGAAAGGCCCCGAAAATTGGGGAATCGTTGAAGACCTAGCCAATGCCCTTGGTGCAGCTACAGCTTGCTCAAAACCTGTTTCTGATTTAGACTGGCGACCGCACCACGAACACGTTGGTCAGACGGGTATCAAGGTTTCGCCCAATCTTTATATTGCTTGTGGTATTTCTGGAGCTATCCAGCACTTGGCAGGGGTCAATTCGTCCAAGGTCATTGTAGTAATTAATAAAGACCCTGAAGCACCTTTCTTCAAAGCCGCAGATTATGGCATTGTAGGCGATGTTTTTGATGTATTGCCACGCCTTACCAGAGCAATTCAGGCCAGCAAATAA